From a single Zygotorulaspora mrakii chromosome 2, complete sequence genomic region:
- a CDS encoding uncharacterized protein (similar to Saccharomyces cerevisiae YBR238C and RMD9 (YGL107C); ancestral locus Anc_6.150) encodes MMFRFAQQAQVIKGRLPNQFAHASARNSFNHSVRFNSAVTLERQDSSNGTPANPLAQTSNQVNAAVNKVRHLRNNIKTNGTSSGPLQHSYNNKNRNIPHSTISVDSPWYHKVCAFEDCVSQTLYMSQTPRRKNMKQQSEHPNSNANPLFWDSIGRAMDLYHDLISTPELNSDRVSKLVHLLHNGLRANRNQLTRMNKKPDYDSQSFHKEMTNYLCKSLRDISGDVLQGKVELNEYGAMHLITAFKELLLFEEAVDIWKAAMNGSNQYTSNIFLNPRVVGVILPILYDNGVSYPEIQTLYEKSSSMINYFHPNLSVGMIRASLSAGENEMALKLFQQLCEESTEMKYGYLIETHLSFIGECKDLTVAQTFFDKALNDEMPYKIDLQVSYVKSFLRNIWKQTSDFNRVYEIWYKSSVHYGKGVNHGISSSLNDTFFDIFFENYAHDKLQGFQTLQSLIQTYNQIKPIDEPFFNIILAKCTIWRDRKIIDYIDKIYALYHIPKTIVAFRILLKSMGSVDDASNVEILQRWIDLVSKSDEIGQRFIANADWAALRDATVTWTQYSREDQLNKERQSSNSSSGSPKSSASTELFTASNGDVDYSHPALQAANASGAFDDHYSNNYQRGQQQEENASNINQRMILYLKIVKRYSPYCRDSRQLARLTTGTAVKYSVLHEALSEFQELDVTDIPVPYFGNLKQNCN; translated from the coding sequence ATGATGTTTAGATTTGCACAACAAGCTCAAGTCATCAAGGGTAGACTACCCAATCAGTTTGCTCATGCTTCAGCCAGAAATTCTTTTAACCATTCAGTGCGGTTCAATAGTGCAGTTACCCTCGAAAGACAGGACTCTTCAAATGGGACTCCAGCGAACCCTCTGGCTCAAACTTCCAATCAAGTAAATGCGGCAGTCAATAAAGTTCGTCATTTGAGGAATAATATAAAGACCAACGGTACGTCGTCCGGTCCGCTACAGCATTCATATaacaacaaaaacagaaaCATTCCTCATTCAACTATTTCTGTCGATTCACCATGGTATCATAAAGTTTGCGCTTTCGAAGATTGTGTTTCTCAAACTCTATACATGTCACAGACACcgagaagaaagaatatgaaGCAACAGTCAGAACATCCGAATTCAAATGCAAATCCATTGTTTTGGGACTCTATTGGAAGAGCAATGGATCTTTATCACGATCTTATTAGCACACCAGAGCTGAATTCGGACCGTGTATCAAAACTAGTTCATTTACTACACAATGGTTTAAGAGCCAATAGAAACCAATTAACGAGAATGAATAAGAAGCCAGATTACGATTCTCAAAGTTTTCATAAGGAAATGACAAATTATCTGTGTAAATCACTTAGAGATATCTCTGGAGATGTCTTACAAGGTAAGGTGGAATTGAATGAATATGGTGCAATGCATTTAATAACTGCCTTCAAAGAACTGCTACTATTTGAGGAGGCGGTGGATATTTGGAAAGCTGCCATGAATGGTTCAAACCAATATACTTCTAATATTTTCTTAAATCCAAGAGTTGTTGGTGTCATATTACCAATTCTGTATGATAATGGTGTTTCATACCCAGAGATTCAAACTctatatgaaaaatcatcttcaatgaTAAACTATTTCCATCCAAATTTATCTGTTGGTATGATCAGAGCCTCTCTATCTGCaggagaaaatgaaatggCTTTAAaattatttcaacaattgtGTGAGGAAAGCACTGAAATGAAATATGGTTATTTAATTGAAACTCACTTATCGTTTATCGGTGAATGCAAGGATTTGACCGTCGCGCaaacattttttgataaagcCTTAAATGATGAGATGCCATACAAGATTGATTTACAAGTCTCGTACGTcaaatcatttttgagaaatatatGGAAGCAAACATCAGATTTCAACCGTGTTTACGAAATCTGGTACAAATCTTCTGTTCACTACGGTAAAGGAGTTAATCATGggatttcttcttctttgaatgatACTTTCTtcgatatattttttgaaaactatgCTCATGACAAATTACAGGGCTTTCAAACTTTGCAATCTCTGATTCAGACCTATAATCAAATAAAACCAATTGATGAACCGTTCTTCAACATTATTCTGGCTAAATGCACTATCTGGCGCGATCGTAAAATCATCGATTACATCGACAAGATTTATGCATTATATCATATTCCAAAGACTATTGTTGCCTTCAGAATTCTATTAAAATCAATGGGCTCTGTTGACGACGCAAGtaatgttgaaattttaCAAAGATGGATCGACCTGGTTTCAAAATCAGATGAAATTGGTCAAAGATTTATTGCAAACGCAGATTGGGCAGCTTTGAGAGATGCTACTGTTACATGGACTCAATATAGTAGGGAGGATCAACTCAACAAAGAAAGACAATCATCGAACTCATCCAGTGGCTCACCAAAGAGCAGTGCAAGTACAGAGTTATTTACTGCTTCAAACGGCGATGTAGATTATTCTCATCCAGCTTTACAAGCAGCTAATGCGTCTGGTGCTTTTGATGATCATTATTCTAACAATTATCAAAGAGGGCAacaacaagaagaaaatgcttCAAATATCAATCAGAGGATGATACTATACTTAAAAATTGTAAAGCGTTATTCACCATATTGCCGTGATTCGAGGCAGTTAGCAAGACTAACAACTGGTACTGCAGTAAAATACTCTGTTCTACACGAAGCTTTAAGTGAATTTCAAGAACTCGATGTTACTGATATTCCTGTTCCTTATTTTGGAAATCTGAAACAAAACTGCAACTAA